From Diadema setosum chromosome 5, eeDiaSeto1, whole genome shotgun sequence, the proteins below share one genomic window:
- the LOC140228529 gene encoding uncharacterized protein, protein MSTELNSVLCIGPIRNSRDGDGIHEIQCAVCLAVNPSFQTTMPSCSHVVCQTCYSLVAAGNGTVVCVLCQVRSVSPAASERDALHGSRSPLKLLPALSGMAGEKKHILQNQLKQLRHLDHAVYKPLIRHFDKLIEHVESEAQNGIEIIESSFRRILTALKKRKDLLIRAVMQKAKLNKAYIENKKSKTINEREKLMKYCKSHQAKVKTGRRYHDDRIEISQFLKEAEDFQRQARHTSTSNAITTLDEIEIDVESSAEGVIKESLERFVRKRDVVKTCHSRVGTPCSSPQTSFDPEECPRQHTAIPEIHVALSIDQSPDTSPLSTSQSDGVSFDVTPIHHQLAPNLTLPISPRDARSPADGREHDNEPCRLPDINTPSPRIERQQRRHQPDMQNDAECLNDCPLSLPASLSSDVDNLRCTRSIDRRHPDQNSRRQIAGRRPRRMLPVIKKDQWIDQRHSPKPPPITTNALERPNGMTCFSKCQTLSPRGKDDVVWVADCGTGGIGAVSLNGRELTHFRSVWADDGDSAKAQGVFDLTITRDEIIVLSDSQEKKVLLLQKDRPLKVIKCPHGTDPRGVASDGERIFVCDQGNQCVQMITLSAGPDGSIDADRSAVTPISLGKPHRSLPIDPYFIAVNRCDGRILVTDHSNQQLILVSADNSQPPRRANLKAMMESENSSGIRPTGVAWLPDGRGAVVADQRGHRLVIVDEELNIVATYGKQGSGPGEFLFPHGLVFTSASILAVCDMNNARVQRISLGALLGHEC, encoded by the exons atgtcCACAGAATTGAATTCGGTCCTTTGTATAGGACCTATAAGGAACTCGAGGGATGGTGACGGCATTCATGAGATTCAGTGCGCCGTTTGCTTGGCTGTGAACCCTTCTTTCCAAACCACGATGCCCTCGTGTTCCCACGTCGTGTGCCAGACCTGCTACTCCCTGGTGGCCGCCGGAAATGGGACCGTTGTCTGCGTACTCTGTCAAGTGCGGAGTGTGTCGCCTGCTGCATCGGAGAGAGACGCCCTTCACGGATCTCGCTCTCCTCTGAAATTATTGCCGGCTTTGTCCGGCATGGCGGGCGAAAAGAAACACATTTTGCAGAATCAGTTGAAACAGCTGCGCCACCTCGACCATGCCGTGTACAAACCTCTCATCCGGCATTTCGACAAGCTGATTGAACACGTAGAATCGGAGGCACAGAACGGGATCGAGATCATCGAGAGCTCTTTCCGACGGATTTTGACCGCGTTGAAAAAGCGTAAGGATCTCCTTATTCGAGCTGTGATGCAGAAGGCCAAATTAAATAAGGCTTATATAGAAAacaagaaaagcaaaacaataaaCGAGAGGGAAAAGCTcatgaagtactgcaaaagTCACCAAGCAAAAGTGAAAACAGGCAGGCGATATCACGATGACCGCATAGAAATATCTCAGTTTCTAAAAGAGGCAGAAGACTTTCAGCGACAAGCTCGACATACTAGCACGAGTAATGCGATCACCACCCTTGATGAGATAGAAATCGACGTGGAATCAAGTGCTGAGGGTGTGATCAAAGAGTCATTGGAACGATTCGTAAGAAAGCGCGACGTCGTCAAAACCTGTCACTCTCGTGTGGGTACTCCATGTTCATCCCCCCAAACAAGTTTCGATCCCGAAGAATGTCCTAGACAGCATACTGCAATACCCGAAATACATGTTGCATTGTCCATTGACCAGTCCCCGGACACAAGTCCGTTATCCACTTCCCAATCCGACGGAGTCTCTTTTGATGTAACGCCGATTCACCATCAGTTAGCTCCAAATTTGACCCTGCCTATCTCGCCACGGGATGCTCGTTCTCCCGCTGACGGACGCGAGCACGACAACGAGCCTTGCCGCCTTCCAGACATCAACACGCCATCACCTAGAATCGAGCGTCAACAACGACGCCATCAACCTGACATGCAGAATGATGCAGAATGCTTAAATGACTGCCCGTTATCTCTCCCGGCATCTCTCTCCTCCGATGTCGACAACCTGCGCTGCACGAGAAGCATCGACCGACGCCATCCCGATCAGAACAGCAGGCGCCAGATAGCCGGGCGACGACCACGACGCATGTTGCCAGTCATCAAGAAAGACCAATGGATTGATCAAAGACACTCCCCGAAACCGCCACCGATAACAACCAACGCACTGGAACGGCCGAACGGCATGACGTGCTTCTCAAAATGTCAGACTTTGAGTCCGAGAGGAAAAGACGACGTCGTCTGGGTGGCCGATTGCGGGACGGGTGGGATTGGGGCTGTCAGCTTGAACGGCCGTGAGTTGACGCATTTTCGATCCGTCTGGGCGGATGATGGCGACTCCGCGAAAGCTCAGGGAGTGTTCGATCTTACCATAACGAGAGACGAAATCATCGTCTTGTCTGACTCGCAAGAGAAAAAG GTGTTGCTACTCCAGAAGGACCGACCACTCAAGGTCATCAAATGCCCCCACGGCACAGACCCTAGAGGCGTGGCATCCGACGGTGAGCGCATCTTCGTGTGTGACCAGGGCAACCAGTGCGTGCAAATGATTACGTTGTCCGCCGGTCCAGATGGAAGCATTGATGCCGACCGGTCAGCAGTGACTCCCATCTCTTTAGGCAAGCCGCATCGCTCTCTGCCTATCGACCCGTACTTCATCGCCGTAAACCGTTGCGATGGACGGATTCTCGTCACTGACCACAGTAACCAGCAGCTCATTCTGGTGAGCGCGGACAACAGTCAACCTCCTCGACGCGCGAACTTGAAAGCTATGATGGAGAGTGAAAACTCGAGTGGCATTAGACCGACAGGAGTCGCGTGGCTACCCGACGGTAGAGGCGCCGTGGTCGCCGACCAGAGGGGGCATCGCCTGGTGATCGTCGACGAAGAGCTCAATATCGTAGCCACATACGGCAAGCAGGGCAGTGGGCCAGGGGAATTTTTGTTCCCACATGGACTGGTTTTCACCTCTGCAAGCATCCTGGCCGTGTGCGACATGAATAATGCTCGAGTCCAGCGCATTAGCCTCGGAGCCTTGCTTGGACACGAATGTTAG